Part of the Anopheles gambiae chromosome 3, idAnoGambNW_F1_1, whole genome shotgun sequence genome is shown below.
ATGGGACATTCACAGCTGGTTTTACATTTTGCGCTTGCAACGACGATTGGCGATTTCTCCATGCGAAACGCGAAATGCACGTAAACAAAGTGCGACCCCCAAAGCCTGCGGACCGTCGCATTTTCCTTACCTGCGTATGTGGATTGGGAGGCAACCGTGGCTGGGCAGTAGCGGGCCGTCGTCGATACAGCGGGAACGTTTCTAGCAGCGTGCTCGGTACACCATTTTTGGTggtgaaattaatttctttCACAGATCATTTTGTAAAGAGCGTTTCTTGCGACACTCTGCAGCacttgtttctgtttttcttctgGTTCGTTTCGGGGTCGGTGTTTTTGACAGCTGCTCGGGCAGTTCGATGGCCTGTTCGATTATCCGTGCTTAAATGCAATGACGGAGTAATGTGTCTCTGGTACGTTCGAAAAATGCGCGAATGCTTTGAAATAGTTTCATGATTTACTGAAAAATTATTTCGTACacttatttaattaataaaatattgttgATAAATTTTCATTACGTCGCCCGAATAATCGAGATTCACCGCGCAGCTGTCACAGCTGTCAAACCCCGATCAGCTGCCAATTTCGCTGCAAGTCGGTGTCGCACgatcgaaataaaaacaacatagCTCAGCTCAGCAGcggaaaaacaaatcacacgcCGGAATGGCCTCACGGATGATTCTTTCGCCCGCCCGGCGACTGGCGAGCGTGGTCAGCACGCGCTCCATCACCACCCAGGTGCTTGCTACGCAGTGCGCCACCATTAAGGACGaaatcacacacacgggaCAGGTAAGTGTAGAGAGCCGTTCCCCCCTCGACTGCCTGCCAAACCACAGGCACGATTACGCAAGTCCCATCCCTTTCGGAGCTGGTCAGGTTGTTATTTCCGTATGTCCATTTATCGCATTAATGTTTCTATTTCAGTTCTACGAAGCGAACGACTATCGGAATGCCCGTTTCGTGAACGCTACCAAGGTGGTCAACCCGAACTGGGCCATTAAGCTGATCGACGAGCTGCCAATCGTCAAGTCGGAGCAGCGCGTCGTGTGCTGCGACGGTGGAACCGATCCCGCCCTTGGCCATCCCAAAGTGTACATCAATTTGGTAAAGATTCTATATTAAAACCCGAGTgggggggagagggaaaaTAGCAGCCACTTTAATACTGTCGCCCTTTTCAGGACAAACCCGGTGCCCATGCCTGCGGATACTGTGGGCAGCGTTTCGAGAAGATCGATCATCATCACTGAAGCtgcttgcttttttgctgtgtgatcaaacaaaacaaacacaaatacgCCCGTCATGCTGCTTCGTTGAACCTTTAGTCAAATAAACGGAggatataaaaacaaaactaaatcaCATCCATTATCGAAACTTTGTCCCTTGaccttaatttttttttgttgcgatgTTGGATGATTATagattttaaaattgatcTTTTGCCCGTTTAAACAACTTTCGGATGATTGGCAATAACGTTTGCAAACGGGCATTTTCTCGACCATGCCGAACAATTAAAATCTCATTAAAATAAtcagcaaaaatcaaaaacctGCCCCCGACGAGctcgattttgtttgtttcagcTAAAATgtacctctctctctttcactctctcgcaAACGACCGGCTATGCATTTGTCTCGCTCATACACGCTGCTTTGCGAAGGGTCTCTGCAGCGCTTGCGTTGTCGACGCGCatcacaggcacacacacacacagcacacacacccccGTGCAGGTTTGACAGTTGAATAGGAGATTTTCACTATCAGTCGAGTCGGGCCTTCGAACTTTTCTAGAACCTTTCCATCCAAGCGGCAGCAATCGAgtgaaaaaaacgcacacacacggaaaaCAAACGACAGCAAACGTTTCCCGTTTCGATACTTTGTTATATAGTTAGTTCACCAAAACTCTATTCTTCCTTCGCATTATATTTTGGTACCTTTTCGACGGTACGTTGGTTCGGCGACGGCAACGGGCGGTTTTTCGTTTCGGTTTCATCTTCGCTTCGCGTCCCACCGTCGTGTGGTTGTGAAACTCGTTACAGCAGCAGAAACGGAAAATTAGCTTTTCCTCATCCCAtcccga
Proteins encoded:
- the LOC1280027 gene encoding probable NADH dehydrogenase [ubiquinone] iron-sulfur protein 6, mitochondrial; translated protein: MASRMILSPARRLASVVSTRSITTQVLATQCATIKDEITHTGQFYEANDYRNARFVNATKVVNPNWAIKLIDELPIVKSEQRVVCCDGGTDPALGHPKVYINLDKPGAHACGYCGQRFEKIDHHH